In Patescibacteria group bacterium, a single window of DNA contains:
- a CDS encoding crossover junction endodeoxyribonuclease RuvC, with protein sequence MLILGIDPGTATTGWGLIEKLQDKDFEILEWGLIETKKETAPHIRLHEIHEQMLSILDKYRPNVLVMEKVFMFNNAKTVIRVSQAQGVILLASSSCGFDIEVYEYAPQTIKKLITGSGRAKKKEMDIAVHAILGNKLDKKDLKDGFGKSRKMTKTYVDNAIDALAIAMSHLMKLQEDILSKQVPHASRGGLRKRNAKKADK encoded by the coding sequence ATGCTTATTTTGGGTATTGACCCTGGAACTGCGACGACTGGCTGGGGACTAATTGAAAAACTTCAAGACAAAGATTTTGAAATACTTGAATGGGGACTGATTGAAACTAAAAAAGAAACAGCTCCTCATATTAGACTTCACGAAATACATGAACAAATGCTTTCTATCTTGGATAAATATCGACCAAATGTTTTGGTAATGGAAAAAGTTTTTATGTTTAATAATGCAAAAACTGTGATAAGAGTAAGCCAGGCACAAGGAGTCATTCTCCTTGCATCAAGCAGCTGTGGTTTTGATATTGAAGTTTATGAATATGCTCCGCAAACAATTAAAAAATTAATTACAGGGTCGGGGCGCGCCAAGAAAAAGGAAATGGATATAGCGGTGCATGCAATACTTGGAAATAAACTTGACAAAAAAGATTTGAAAGACGGGTTTGGAAAATCACGAAAAATGACAAAGACTTATGTTGATAATGCAATTGATGCACTTGCGATTGCAATGAGCCACTTGATGAAACTTCAGGAAGATATATTATCTAAGCAAGTTCCCCACGCTTCGCGCGGGGGCCTCAGAAAACGCAATGCGAAGAAAGCGGACAAATAA
- a CDS encoding exonuclease domain-containing protein: MPQDPLCFVDIETTGTNPVSGRIIEIGILRVENNILTETFESLVNPEMHIDPYIEEITGINSISLTSAPLFEDIKEKLVEILDGSIFIAHNVRFDYGFVRNEFRRLGVNFKNKHFCTVKLARRLYPGLSHYNLDAIQEKFAIKNNARHRAYGDAKVLWDFFQISQKLNSPKVLDDAINFVMKKPTLPQNISLDTVDNLPESPGVYLFFDENGAPIYIGKSVNIRDRVLSHFSNDYGSNTDMKIIQTIKSIEYKETAGDLSAMLLESYLIKKEKPLFNRMLRESKKMLVLVKSQNKKGYNTIEVTTIDKFNEKDISKACGPAAVENILGTFRSIKQLKDYLYQVAKENKLCPRLLGLDKGKGACLYSQMGQCNGACCGKELNLRYNMRFDDAFFAKKVKRWKFDGPIMIKESYEKETIHVIDKWCYLGSLENENESLENLKKDYIFDYDTYKILRRYIENPNNQKNISLFTY; the protein is encoded by the coding sequence ATGCCCCAAGATCCGCTTTGTTTTGTAGATATTGAAACAACTGGGACCAATCCAGTTTCAGGCCGAATCATAGAAATCGGCATTCTTCGAGTCGAAAATAATATTTTGACGGAAACTTTTGAAAGTTTAGTAAACCCCGAGATGCATATTGATCCCTATATTGAAGAAATAACAGGAATTAATTCAATAAGTTTAACAAGTGCTCCGCTTTTTGAAGACATCAAAGAAAAACTGGTGGAAATTTTAGACGGAAGTATTTTTATTGCTCACAATGTCCGTTTTGATTATGGTTTTGTCCGAAATGAATTTAGAAGATTAGGAGTTAATTTTAAGAATAAACACTTTTGCACAGTAAAGCTTGCCAGGCGGCTTTATCCAGGATTATCTCACTACAATCTAGACGCAATTCAGGAAAAGTTTGCAATCAAAAATAATGCCCGTCATAGGGCATATGGAGATGCTAAAGTTTTATGGGATTTTTTCCAGATCTCTCAAAAATTAAATTCTCCAAAAGTTTTAGACGATGCAATCAATTTTGTAATGAAAAAGCCCACTCTTCCGCAAAATATTTCGCTGGACACAGTCGACAATCTTCCTGAGTCTCCTGGAGTTTATTTATTTTTTGATGAAAATGGCGCACCAATTTATATTGGCAAAAGCGTAAATATCCGCGACAGAGTTTTGTCTCACTTCTCAAATGATTACGGTAGTAATACTGACATGAAAATTATTCAAACCATTAAATCAATTGAATATAAAGAAACAGCTGGAGATTTAAGCGCAATGCTTTTGGAATCTTATTTAATTAAAAAAGAAAAACCATTATTTAATAGAATGCTTCGCGAATCTAAGAAAATGTTGGTTCTTGTTAAATCTCAAAATAAAAAGGGTTATAACACTATAGAAGTTACGACAATAGATAAATTTAATGAAAAAGATATAAGCAAAGCTTGCGGGCCTGCGGCCGTAGAAAATATCCTTGGCACTTTTAGATCAATTAAACAATTAAAGGATTATTTATATCAAGTTGCAAAAGAAAATAAACTTTGCCCAAGATTATTAGGACTCGATAAAGGAAAAGGTGCATGTCTTTATTCACAAATGGGGCAATGTAATGGTGCTTGTTGTGGTAAAGAATTAAATCTTCGTTATAATATGCGCTTTGACGATGCATTCTTTGCGAAAAAAGTTAAGCGCTGGAAATTTGACGGGCCAATTATGATAAAAGAATCTTATGAAAAAGAAACAATACATGTAATAGATAAATGGTGTTATTTAGGAAGTCTTGAAAACGAAAATGAGAGTCTGGAGAATCTAAAAAAAGATTACATTTTTGATTATGATACTTATAAAATTTTAAGAAGGTATATCGAAAATCCAAACAATCAGAAAAATATTTCTTTATTCACTTATTAA
- the rplS gene encoding 50S ribosomal protein L19, translating into MSLTLKHKTTEFGVGDEVRIRLKVQEGEKTRNQIFEGMVIGIKGDGENKTFTVRKIAEGNVGAEMIFPINTPSIDEIKVVRVGHEGAQHAKLYYVREKSRREIEKIYSRAKNKNVAPKAPKKKTEKKETKKASVKKVASKKVSK; encoded by the coding sequence ATGTCATTAACCTTGAAGCACAAGACAACCGAATTTGGCGTTGGAGATGAAGTCCGTATCCGACTTAAAGTCCAAGAAGGAGAAAAAACCAGAAATCAAATTTTTGAGGGAATGGTTATTGGAATAAAGGGAGACGGAGAAAACAAGACTTTTACAGTTCGAAAAATTGCTGAGGGAAATGTTGGCGCTGAAATGATTTTCCCAATAAATACTCCAAGCATAGATGAAATCAAAGTTGTTCGAGTTGGGCATGAAGGAGCACAACACGCTAAGCTTTATTATGTGCGTGAGAAATCAAGAAGAGAAATTGAAAAGATTTATTCAAGAGCAAAGAACAAAAATGTTGCTCCAAAAGCTCCTAAGAAAAAGACAGAAAAGAAAGAAACTAAAAAAGCTTCAGTAAAAAAAGTTGCTTCTAAGAAAGTGAGTAAATAA
- the dnaE gene encoding DNA polymerase III subunit alpha, translated as MANKFVHLHLHTEYSLLDGLSKISKLLTRVKEMEMDTVAITDHGTMYGAIEFYKKAKAENVKPIIGVEAYTVLHDHKERPEKERFNYNHLLLLAKDEEGYKNLMKITSIAHLEGYYYRPRIQRELIEKYSKGIICTSACVNGEIARAFIEEDPKRAKETATWFQQVFGDDYYLEIQRHEYDKHVETAPDEMKAELREQSRIEKLVNENVVKLSREMGIPLIATNDAHYINKEDANAQDVLVCVATGKKVTETKRIRMVDAPTYYARPYEEMAALFPDYPDALENTVKIAEKCNLEISTFGKWFFPKFPLPNDEDSGEYLKRIANEKLKEKFGEPTKELQERLDHELGIINTKGYAPYFLIDMDLAAWTRSQGIITNTRGSAAGSLTSFVLGITTVNPVKYYLPFERFLNPYRPSPPDIDFDVADDKRDQIIGYISQKYGADKVAQVCTFGRMLARAAVRDVARVLGYEYAVGDRISKMIPPPKQGFPINIDKALTVNPELKNLYDTDPDAKKIIDLAKQVEGSARHVSVHAAGVVVAPTTMTDFSPVQKERDGDKIITQYEMHAAEDVGLIKFDMLGIRNLSILGLAVKIVEERHKTKIDLHEIPIENDPRAKKTFDMLAEGGTMGVFQLGSAGMTKYIKELKPNKVEDLMAMIALYRPGPIAVIPEYIARKNNPKLISYLDPRMEKFLGASYGLIVYQDDLLFCALDLAGYTWEEADKFRKAVGKKIPEEMAAQKEKLVNGIIAHGQTKEFAEHLWQLFEPFQAYGFNKAHAASYGMVVYQTAYMKANYPVEYMTALLTCESNDKDKITEAIGECRRMGITVLPPDINKSDVGFTIETTADGIDAIRFGLSAIKNVGHAAVEAILEARKEGDFVNLYDFLERIDGRRVNKKVLESLVKVGAMSIFGKRNAVFSSIDEIKAKIKPKKAAAQQGLFGDEMIEKAAPTNIQLANVDEFSEDEMQSFEKQLLGFSLSAKPLNETIGELMNYSTHRANEFSPDHFPKEPIKFAGVISEVKVVVTKKTQAQMAFARVDDETGSVRVVIFPKLYKETQKLWIEATPVLLSGKLDAREDEINMLVDTIDTKDTIKNKKQEFLLKIPKDTDVERLKELKSLLLQNPGGDKVVLIFEGTGRRVELNFGISWSPNLMREIDSLLEA; from the coding sequence ATGGCCAATAAGTTTGTACATTTGCATCTTCATACTGAATATTCGCTTCTTGATGGATTAAGTAAAATTTCAAAATTACTTACTCGCGTCAAAGAAATGGAAATGGATACTGTAGCTATTACAGACCACGGGACAATGTACGGCGCAATTGAATTTTATAAAAAAGCAAAGGCGGAAAATGTCAAACCAATTATTGGAGTCGAAGCTTATACGGTTCTTCATGATCACAAGGAAAGGCCAGAAAAAGAAAGGTTTAATTACAATCATTTGCTTCTTCTTGCCAAAGACGAAGAGGGATATAAAAATTTGATGAAAATTACTTCAATTGCTCATCTGGAAGGCTATTATTACAGGCCAAGAATCCAGAGAGAACTTATTGAGAAATATTCTAAGGGAATTATTTGTACTTCAGCTTGCGTAAACGGAGAAATTGCAAGAGCTTTTATTGAAGAAGATCCAAAGCGAGCAAAGGAAACTGCGACCTGGTTTCAACAAGTGTTTGGTGATGACTATTATTTGGAAATTCAGCGACACGAATATGACAAACATGTTGAAACTGCGCCCGATGAAATGAAAGCAGAGCTTCGTGAGCAATCAAGAATTGAAAAACTGGTAAATGAAAATGTGGTGAAACTTTCTCGCGAAATGGGAATACCATTAATTGCTACAAATGATGCACATTATATAAATAAGGAAGATGCTAATGCTCAGGATGTTTTGGTTTGTGTAGCAACAGGAAAGAAAGTCACAGAGACAAAACGAATAAGAATGGTTGACGCGCCAACTTATTATGCAAGGCCTTATGAGGAAATGGCTGCGCTTTTTCCAGATTACCCAGATGCACTTGAAAATACAGTCAAAATTGCAGAGAAATGTAATTTGGAAATTTCTACTTTTGGAAAATGGTTTTTCCCAAAATTTCCTCTTCCAAATGACGAAGATTCAGGTGAATATCTAAAAAGAATTGCAAATGAAAAATTAAAAGAAAAATTTGGGGAACCAACAAAAGAACTTCAGGAAAGATTAGATCACGAGCTTGGGATTATTAATACAAAAGGTTATGCACCTTATTTTTTGATTGATATGGACCTTGCAGCGTGGACTCGTTCGCAAGGAATTATTACAAATACAAGAGGATCGGCAGCTGGAAGTTTGACTTCGTTTGTTTTAGGGATCACAACAGTAAACCCTGTGAAATATTATTTGCCTTTTGAAAGATTTTTAAATCCTTATAGACCTTCGCCGCCTGATATTGATTTTGATGTTGCAGACGATAAACGTGATCAAATTATTGGATATATTTCGCAGAAATATGGAGCTGATAAAGTTGCGCAGGTTTGTACTTTTGGAAGAATGCTTGCTCGGGCTGCAGTGCGCGATGTTGCAAGAGTTTTGGGCTATGAATACGCTGTGGGGGACCGTATTTCCAAAATGATTCCACCTCCAAAACAGGGATTTCCAATTAATATAGATAAAGCATTAACAGTTAACCCTGAGCTTAAAAACCTTTATGATACTGATCCTGATGCGAAAAAAATTATAGATTTAGCCAAACAAGTTGAAGGAAGCGCTCGGCATGTATCAGTCCACGCAGCTGGAGTTGTTGTAGCTCCAACTACAATGACAGATTTTTCACCTGTTCAAAAAGAACGTGATGGAGACAAAATTATAACTCAATATGAAATGCATGCGGCTGAAGATGTTGGGCTTATTAAGTTTGACATGCTTGGTATACGAAACTTATCAATTTTGGGGCTTGCTGTGAAAATTGTTGAAGAAAGACATAAAACAAAAATTGATTTGCATGAAATCCCGATTGAAAACGATCCTCGAGCTAAAAAGACTTTTGATATGCTTGCTGAAGGGGGGACAATGGGAGTTTTTCAGCTTGGAAGCGCTGGAATGACAAAATATATAAAAGAACTGAAACCGAATAAAGTTGAAGACCTTATGGCTATGATTGCGCTATATCGCCCTGGTCCAATCGCTGTTATTCCTGAATATATTGCCCGCAAAAATAATCCAAAACTTATTAGTTATTTGGATCCAAGAATGGAGAAATTTTTGGGGGCCTCTTATGGATTGATTGTCTATCAGGACGATCTTCTTTTTTGTGCACTTGATTTGGCCGGATATACATGGGAAGAAGCGGATAAATTTAGAAAAGCTGTCGGAAAGAAAATTCCAGAAGAAATGGCAGCACAAAAAGAAAAGCTTGTGAACGGAATTATTGCTCATGGGCAAACAAAAGAATTTGCGGAGCATTTATGGCAACTTTTTGAACCCTTTCAGGCTTATGGATTTAATAAAGCACATGCTGCGTCATACGGAATGGTTGTTTACCAAACAGCCTACATGAAAGCAAATTACCCGGTTGAATATATGACTGCGCTTCTGACCTGTGAATCAAACGATAAAGATAAAATAACTGAAGCAATTGGGGAATGCAGACGTATGGGGATAACTGTTTTGCCGCCTGATATTAATAAATCTGATGTTGGATTTACAATTGAAACAACAGCAGACGGAATTGATGCGATACGGTTTGGGCTTTCTGCAATTAAAAATGTGGGGCATGCAGCAGTTGAGGCAATTCTTGAAGCACGAAAGGAAGGAGATTTTGTGAATTTATATGATTTTCTTGAAAGAATTGACGGAAGACGGGTCAATAAAAAAGTTTTGGAAAGCCTTGTTAAAGTTGGGGCAATGAGCATTTTTGGCAAAAGAAATGCAGTTTTCTCGTCTATTGATGAGATAAAAGCAAAGATAAAACCTAAAAAAGCTGCAGCACAGCAAGGTCTTTTTGGAGACGAGATGATAGAAAAAGCTGCGCCAACCAATATTCAGCTTGCTAATGTGGATGAATTTTCTGAAGATGAGATGCAAAGCTTTGAGAAACAACTCTTAGGATTTTCTCTTTCAGCCAAGCCTCTAAATGAAACTATCGGAGAGCTGATGAATTATTCAACACACCGGGCAAATGAATTTAGCCCGGACCATTTTCCAAAAGAACCAATCAAATTTGCTGGAGTAATTAGCGAAGTGAAAGTTGTTGTTACCAAGAAAACTCAAGCCCAAATGGCGTTTGCCAGGGTTGATGATGAAACAGGAAGCGTGCGTGTGGTGATTTTCCCGAAGCTTTATAAAGAAACACAAAAACTTTGGATTGAAGCTACTCCAGTATTACTTAGCGGTAAACTTGATGCACGGGAAGATGAAATTAATATGCTTGTAGATACAATAGATACAAAAGACACGATTAAAAATAAAAAGCAGGAGTTTTTGCTTAAAATCCCTAAAGATACAGATGTTGAAAGATTAAAGGAACTTAAATCTCTACTTTTGCAAAATCCGGGAGGAGATAAGGTAGTATTAATTTTTGAGGGGACAGGACGAAGAGTTGAGCTTAATTTTGGAATTTCCTGGAGCCCGAACTTAATGCGCGAAATTGACAGCCTTCTTGAAGCTTGA
- the gatB gene encoding Asp-tRNA(Asn)/Glu-tRNA(Gln) amidotransferase subunit GatB, with protein MKNFKTVIGLEVHVELATKSKMFCSCSADHFGKAPNTQVCPVCLGLPGALPFANVNAIHSVVKFGLALNCKINNFSKLDRKHYFYPDLPKAYQISQYDLPLAYEGEVNGIKIRRVHIEEDTAKLQHTDGKSLVDFNRSSVPLMEMVTEPDFDSVDKVVEFLKEIQRIVRYLGISTADMEKGSMRLEANVSLKKPGQIELPNYKVELKNINSFGFLKKAVEAELKRQQEILENGETPGQETRGFDERTGKTVLQRKKEEANDYRYFPEPDIPPITFTKDVIDVLEQQIPELPNQKRKRYKEEFGLSETYIEVLVDDRDRALYFERAIKEKLDGIMPKDVAGLMVNTNLDKEFEEPALMMKKVYELLKKDYASDEETKNVVENVMKNNSKAVQDFQSGNGNVIGFLIGQVQKELKGKGEPKLVQQLLRDLLTK; from the coding sequence ATGAAAAACTTTAAAACTGTTATTGGACTTGAGGTCCATGTGGAGCTTGCGACAAAATCAAAGATGTTTTGCTCTTGCTCTGCAGATCATTTTGGAAAGGCGCCGAATACGCAAGTTTGCCCTGTTTGTTTGGGGCTTCCTGGAGCATTGCCATTTGCAAATGTGAACGCAATCCATTCTGTCGTTAAGTTTGGGTTAGCATTAAATTGTAAAATAAATAATTTTTCAAAACTGGATCGCAAACATTATTTTTATCCTGATTTACCAAAGGCCTATCAGATTTCTCAATATGATTTACCTCTTGCCTATGAAGGAGAAGTAAATGGAATTAAAATTCGCAGGGTTCATATTGAAGAAGATACCGCAAAGCTTCAACATACTGATGGAAAAAGTTTGGTAGATTTTAATCGCTCAAGTGTTCCCCTTATGGAAATGGTGACTGAACCAGATTTTGATTCTGTCGATAAAGTAGTTGAGTTTTTGAAGGAAATACAGCGAATTGTTAGATATTTAGGCATATCTACTGCTGATATGGAAAAAGGGAGTATGAGACTTGAAGCGAATGTCTCTTTGAAAAAACCAGGGCAAATTGAATTGCCAAATTACAAAGTAGAGCTTAAAAATATAAATAGTTTTGGATTTCTGAAAAAAGCAGTCGAAGCAGAATTAAAAAGACAGCAGGAAATTTTGGAAAATGGCGAAACTCCAGGGCAGGAAACAAGAGGATTTGATGAAAGAACCGGGAAAACAGTTTTGCAGCGAAAGAAAGAAGAAGCAAATGACTATAGATATTTTCCAGAGCCGGATATTCCGCCAATCACTTTTACTAAAGATGTTATTGATGTCTTGGAACAACAAATACCTGAACTTCCAAATCAAAAAAGGAAAAGATATAAAGAAGAGTTTGGATTGAGTGAAACTTATATTGAAGTGCTAGTAGATGATCGCGATCGTGCTTTGTATTTTGAAAGAGCAATTAAAGAAAAATTAGATGGCATAATGCCGAAAGACGTTGCAGGACTTATGGTAAATACAAATTTGGATAAAGAGTTTGAAGAACCGGCTCTGATGATGAAGAAAGTTTATGAATTATTGAAGAAAGATTATGCAAGTGACGAGGAAACTAAAAATGTAGTAGAAAATGTAATGAAAAATAATTCAAAAGCAGTGCAGGATTTCCAAAGCGGAAACGGAAATGTTATTGGATTTTTGATTGGACAAGTGCAGAAAGAATTGAAAGGAAAAGGAGAACCAAAATTAGTACAACAGCTTCTAAGAGACTTATTGACTAAATAA
- a CDS encoding MFS transporter: protein MLKSKLFKNYKFTALWISQILSQLTINILSFVILIHIFQETGSTIATSLLWIAYALPAVLFGPFAAAWTDLMEKRIVLMISNLLQSIVVFLFAILLYKKLIYLSYIVVFLYSLFNQFYVPAEAATLPVLVKDDDLPQANSFFFITQQSSLVVGFGAAGLLDTVFGFRATLFLVSLCLFIAFVAVTFLPKLKPSAKLPTTFEKGVKKFFDQIVEGYEFIRNTKSVFFPFSLLLGVQVILTVIVTNLPRIATDIMKVSVNTSSLIVIVPAGIGAIIATLLISKFFKKHIKRKTVILSSLTLFAISILVVAIFIPFISLMWVRIAVAAIFFVVAGMGAVGTLVPSITYLQEETPKDLLGRVFGNFWFLTTLATVIPVLFSATITDLLGVRVLVILLGLICIGVVYLFRYEKL, encoded by the coding sequence ATGTTAAAAAGTAAATTATTTAAGAATTACAAATTTACTGCTCTTTGGATTTCCCAAATTCTTTCGCAGCTAACTATAAATATTTTGAGCTTTGTAATTCTAATTCATATTTTTCAGGAGACTGGATCTACAATTGCCACATCACTTCTTTGGATTGCTTATGCGCTTCCTGCAGTTTTATTTGGGCCTTTTGCGGCAGCATGGACTGACCTAATGGAGAAAAGAATTGTACTTATGATTTCTAATTTGCTGCAATCAATTGTTGTTTTTTTATTTGCGATTTTGCTTTATAAAAAATTAATTTATTTATCTTATATCGTTGTTTTTCTTTATTCTCTTTTCAATCAATTTTATGTTCCAGCGGAAGCGGCGACACTGCCTGTTTTAGTTAAAGATGACGATTTGCCTCAGGCCAATTCTTTCTTTTTTATAACTCAACAATCCTCTCTTGTTGTTGGATTTGGAGCTGCAGGATTACTTGATACAGTTTTTGGATTCCGTGCAACTTTGTTTTTAGTATCGCTATGTTTATTTATTGCCTTTGTTGCGGTTACTTTTTTACCGAAATTAAAACCATCAGCAAAGCTTCCAACAACTTTTGAAAAAGGAGTTAAGAAGTTTTTTGATCAAATTGTTGAAGGTTACGAATTTATAAGAAACACAAAATCAGTTTTCTTCCCGTTTTCACTTCTTCTTGGAGTGCAGGTTATTTTGACAGTTATTGTTACAAACTTGCCCCGAATTGCAACGGATATTATGAAGGTATCTGTAAACACTTCAAGCCTCATTGTTATTGTCCCTGCTGGAATTGGAGCGATCATCGCAACACTTTTGATTTCAAAGTTTTTCAAAAAACATATTAAGCGAAAAACCGTTATTTTGTCATCGCTTACTCTTTTTGCAATTTCAATCCTGGTTGTTGCAATATTTATTCCGTTTATCAGTTTGATGTGGGTGCGTATTGCAGTTGCTGCAATTTTCTTTGTGGTTGCGGGAATGGGAGCTGTCGGAACTTTAGTTCCATCTATTACTTATTTGCAAGAAGAAACACCAAAAGATTTATTGGGAAGAGTCTTTGGAAATTTCTGGTTTCTGACAACTCTTGCCACAGTTATTCCAGTTCTTTTTTCAGCTACAATTACTGATTTACTGGGAGTAAGAGTTTTAGTTATATTACTTGGACTTATTTGTATTGGAGTCGTTTATTTATTTAGATATGAAAAACTTTAA
- the gatA gene encoding Asp-tRNA(Asn)/Glu-tRNA(Gln) amidotransferase subunit GatA encodes MFKSIKETQEKLLKKEFTCVELVDKYLENINKRNKELNAVLTISEELAYKQAKEDDKLIEDLGEEAFKQFPLLGVTVIHKDLFSTKNIRTTAGSKVLENYIPAYSATVVTKMEKAGAIMLGKANQDAWAHGSSGENSDFGPAKNPHNSDYVPGGSSSGSAAAVAAEFCLVATGTDTGGSIRNPANFCGVVGLKPTYGTVSRYGVIAMASSLDCPGPIGNCVEDVQKVYEIIKGEDGMDATVKNFDLGNLEKKKIKIGIPKEYFIEGLDEEVKKSVMDAKKVFEETGIEFVDISLPYTKYGISAYYIIQPAEVSSNLGRYDGIRFGNGRDAFGDEAKRRIMLGTYVLSAGYYDAYYLKAQRVRTKIIQDFDEAFKEVDAILAPVSPTPAFKLGEKAHDPIKMYLADVFTVTANIAGIPGIAIPYGKTKNNLPLGFQLIGPRFGEGELFELGRKFENVKK; translated from the coding sequence ATGTTTAAATCCATAAAAGAAACTCAGGAAAAATTATTAAAGAAAGAGTTTACTTGTGTCGAATTGGTCGATAAATATCTTGAAAATATAAATAAAAGAAACAAAGAATTGAATGCGGTTTTAACTATTTCAGAAGAATTAGCCTATAAACAGGCAAAGGAAGATGATAAATTAATTGAAGATCTTGGAGAAGAAGCGTTTAAGCAATTTCCTTTACTTGGAGTAACTGTAATTCATAAAGATCTTTTCTCCACAAAAAATATTAGAACGACTGCTGGAAGCAAAGTTTTGGAGAATTACATTCCAGCTTATAGTGCGACAGTTGTAACAAAAATGGAAAAAGCTGGAGCAATAATGCTTGGCAAAGCAAATCAGGATGCCTGGGCTCATGGATCAAGCGGCGAAAATTCTGATTTTGGTCCGGCAAAAAATCCACATAACAGCGATTATGTGCCAGGAGGATCTTCATCGGGAAGCGCTGCTGCGGTTGCTGCAGAATTTTGTCTTGTTGCAACTGGAACTGACACTGGAGGTTCAATAAGAAACCCTGCGAATTTTTGCGGTGTTGTTGGACTAAAACCGACTTATGGAACTGTTTCAAGATATGGAGTGATTGCGATGGCAAGTTCTCTTGATTGTCCTGGGCCAATTGGAAACTGTGTGGAAGATGTACAAAAAGTTTATGAAATAATAAAGGGAGAAGACGGAATGGATGCGACTGTTAAAAATTTTGATTTAGGAAATCTTGAAAAGAAAAAAATCAAAATTGGAATTCCGAAAGAATATTTTATTGAAGGGCTTGATGAGGAGGTAAAGAAAAGTGTAATGGATGCTAAGAAAGTTTTTGAAGAAACGGGAATTGAATTTGTTGATATCAGTTTGCCTTATACAAAATATGGAATTTCTGCTTATTACATTATTCAGCCAGCAGAAGTTTCGTCAAATTTGGGAAGATATGATGGAATTCGATTTGGAAACGGCCGAGATGCTTTTGGAGATGAAGCAAAAAGGAGGATAATGCTTGGGACTTATGTTTTAAGCGCTGGATATTATGATGCGTATTATTTGAAAGCTCAGAGAGTGCGTACTAAAATAATTCAGGATTTTGACGAAGCTTTTAAGGAAGTTGATGCAATACTTGCTCCGGTTTCTCCAACGCCAGCTTTTAAACTTGGAGAAAAGGCGCACGATCCAATTAAAATGTATTTAGCTGATGTTTTTACTGTGACAGCAAATATTGCTGGGATTCCGGGAATTGCAATTCCTTACGGTAAAACAAAAAATAATTTACCTCTTGGTTTTCAACTTATTGGGCCAAGATTTGGAGAAGGAGAACTTTTTGAATTGGGAAGGAAATTTGAAAATGTTAAAAAGTAA
- the gatC gene encoding Asp-tRNA(Asn)/Glu-tRNA(Gln) amidotransferase subunit GatC, which yields MAKLTLDDTKKVASLARLQLTDKEIEKFTKQLSKVLDHIDELNQIDTKNVEPTSQTTGLVNVLRNDEIDETKVLTQDEALSGTENTINGFFVVPQILNKNV from the coding sequence ATGGCAAAACTTACTTTGGATGACACAAAAAAAGTTGCTAGCCTTGCTAGACTTCAGCTGACAGATAAAGAAATAGAAAAATTTACAAAACAACTTTCTAAAGTGCTTGACCATATTGATGAACTTAATCAGATTGATACAAAAAACGTAGAGCCAACTTCGCAAACAACCGGACTTGTAAATGTTTTAAGAAACGATGAAATTGATGAAACAAAAGTTTTAACTCAAGATGAGGCATTAAGCGGGACAGAGAATACGATAAATGGATTTTTTGTAGTGCCACAAATACTTAACAAGAATGTTTAA
- a CDS encoding helix-turn-helix domain-containing protein → MSVEQSIFKHTNLGECEYTPILGFIKLNNQRIYLTWQEDIIFERLAQNPNKTIPYGILLDDLYEKDDRFNPKRPLVVLSMRISSLRKKLPENLSITNQQHCYVLNI, encoded by the coding sequence ATGTCAGTTGAGCAGTCTATTTTCAAACACACTAATCTCGGAGAGTGTGAATACACACCCATATTGGGCTTTATAAAATTAAACAATCAAAGAATATATTTAACGTGGCAAGAAGATATTATTTTCGAAAGATTGGCGCAAAATCCAAATAAAACAATTCCTTACGGAATATTATTAGATGATTTATATGAAAAAGATGATCGGTTTAATCCCAAAAGACCATTAGTTGTGCTCTCAATGAGAATAAGCAGTTTGAGAAAAAAACTTCCGGAGAACTTAAGCATCACCAATCAACAGCACTGTTATGTATTAAATATTTAA